One Aegilops tauschii subsp. strangulata cultivar AL8/78 chromosome 2, Aet v6.0, whole genome shotgun sequence genomic window, ggaagagagtttggtgggttttgggctggtttttgaggggggttttgctggacactcaaatggacttgcggatgcccggttaaccgttggagtaccaaacgacctccaaatggaacgaaacttgaccagtggtctccgggtggtgtaataaggccacttaacaagtctcggtccattccgagaaactttgacacccgcacacgaaagaaaacaagaggggtgcaccggaggagataggagcgccggattgcaaaacggacaacggggaaaatgctcggatgcaagagatgaacacgtatgcaaatgcaatgcacatgatgacatgatatgatatgcatgacatgaacaaaatacaaaacgaaagacaaaacccgaccacggagggaatatcatatcacgtagccgaaaatggcaagagtcggagttacaaatatggcaagttacatgcggggtgttacatggCTCTACCTGCTGTTTACACAATTTtcttgcttctttcttcttctcttcaaTGTATTCAGCGAGAAAAGCTCTGACATTCCAAGGTATACTGGAAAAAATAGTGCAAATAACAACCTGAAAGTATAAATTTGAACTCGCGTACTATTAATGTTAAAAGTTTTCTTAAATTGGATATGAATTTTTGATAAGAATTACAGATTACAACATAATTGTATTATAAATTAATGGACACCGATTTTTGGCATATGTTGACTAATTTTAATTAGAACTGAAGATGCATTATAGTAATCAAGGCATAGGCAGGCAAAACTAATGGACTATATTAATCAGGGCATAGGCAAGCAAACAAATGGAAAATGAAAACACAAGGCAGTTGCGAAGAAGTGGCAGCAGGGGAACCTATAGTGTAGGTGCAAGGGGGTATGTGTGACAGTGACGATTTTTACTGTGTTGTAAGCAACTAATTTGTTAGCGATGCTTACTAACCATGTGGCTCCAGTAATTTTCATCAAGAATAACCTCAAACTCCTGGAGAACTTCAGGGTGTGGTTCGCAAGGGCCGCCTGGTTGGCGGCAGGTAGGGCAAATCATACCTAAATAATTCAGAAAAACTATGTTAAGAAAACAAGAATATCATAACAATTTAAAAACAAGCTTCAACGTGGAAGGTAGACAACGACTAGCTTCAAATATGTTAGCCATATTGAAGGTAGGCAACAACTACAAATTTACCATAAATCTTCTCATCTACTCCTTCGAGAAAAGCAGTATGACAGAGTTTATAACACTTGTTTAGATTTTCAAATGGTTTTTACATTCCTTTAGAGAATGAAGTCGTTGTACCGGATCTGATGCTTCAATAACTATCAAATGAAAAACCTAAACATAAAACGTAAATACGGATCAGAGCATGCTGCTTACGCATATGCTTTTTACCTGGGATAGAAAAAGAACGAGGGTTGACGAACGGAGATTTGGGTAGGGGAAGCTTAGGGCAAGCGCACACGGCTAGCAAAATCTACGAGAGAAGCATGGCTTGGAAGTTAATCAAGAGACCCAATAAAAACTCTACAATAACTTGTTTGAAATGAGACTGTGTGCGGGGAAGAAGCACGAACCCTAGAAGTAGGCGGACGGATAAGGCAGATGGGTTGTGATGGGAAGCTTAGGGCAAGCACCCACGACCAGCAATCTACAAGAGAAGTATGGCTTAGAAATTAATCGATTGTGTGCGGGTTAGAAGCACGAACCCTAGAAGCAGGAGACGGAGAAGAAGCACGAACCCTAGAAGCAGGCGACGGAGAAGGCAAATGAGTTGTGTTGTGGCTAAGGGAGTCGGAGCTTATTGAAATATAAAGGAGACGGGAGAGAGCAAGAGTAGTAATGTGTGCttcttgttttattttttattctgCGAAATGGAATGAATGCTGGTTGTAGATGGTGTGCGTGCATTCCGAGGTGTTATGGGGACACGAGATGTTTGACTCGTCCAGCTGCCTCCCATTAGAGTTGTCCAGCTGTGCTGCCTCCGAGCGGAGTCTTTTACGTGCCTATCCTGCCTCACATACTTTCTGTGAGGCACGGTTATACATGCTGAAAAGCATGCTCGTGCTTCTGTGTTTTTTAATCACATTTTTAATCAGATATGGTTGGGTGTTTCTTTAGGAGAGGACCGGTGATGATGTTATTAGATGCACGGTCGTTGTAACAGGAGAGGCATGGTCGATATGTCGGGGGATGCAAATTGACGGGAGGCATGTTGGTTGCTAATGAGAGGCACATTTGCATCTGAAACCGAGTCACGGTTCGTGACTTTGGTATTGCAATTTTTTTTCAGGCAGTCGTTGACCCAGGGGAGTCACTGTTTTTATGTACGCTGGCTTCAGGCGGGAATATGTATGATAGCCCACGGTTATATGTATGTCAGAAGCATGGACGTGCTTTTGTTTTGTCAATGTTTCTGGTGGTACGCAGACATGGTGCGTTGATGTTAGTGAGGTTTGTCTTTAACCAAAATGGATGCACGCGTGTGGCTTTTGTTCTGGCGAACCGTGCTTCTATTTTTGTTCACTCCCAGTGTAGTATTTGTACGACAGGGTCATCTCGTTTGTCTCTTCGCATTGTTCTCTCGGTCAATAGATGTGCTGGTGACCGATGGGATGGCTATTTATTGTTAGTATTTATTGTGCCAGATACCGTGCCAGAGTTAACCTAGAGGCTCCTCGATTACAGCGTGGCAGTCGTGAGTTTTGAAGTGCATGGTTTCACGAGCTGCAGAAGCACAATCGTCCATTCACCGTTTCCTTATCAATTAAATGGGCGCATGATAACTGAGTCGTCTCTCCCCAAAGGTTAAGTAGTGGTCTATTCCTGGAGGTTATCGCGTCTTATTCCCTCCAGAGAAGTGCAGGTAGCTCCCGTCATCCTTGCCTCGTACGAGAAGCACAGTCAAACTCCATTCTCGTCTCAGCCTCGGTTCCATGGACGACTTCAGGAACACTACTGAGCGTCTCTTTATAGATGCTGATGGTAATACCAAGCTCGATGTGTTGTACACCAATGAGCCCCACAAGGTGGAGGAGATTCTTACTCTCTATGAGGAATGGCTGCGTGAGGACAGGTACAAGTTTGCTGGTCTTGATCTGGAGTACACATGAGAGGATTATTTTGATCGTAGTAGAAAAGTTGTCGTTATGCAACTGGCGATGCGCAAGCATGTTCTTGTTTATCACTTGTGCAAGGCCAGGACGGAGTGCACTGCTCTGAAGGATTTCCTTCGGAACAAAGGTATAATTTTCGCTAGTGTCGACGTCAGGAACGACAGGGATGTTCTCGCAAACAGTTACCTCAAAATCCCAAGAGAGTGTCACATCGACCTTCAAGAGGAGCTCATGATCAAAGGAGGCAATCTAAGGGATTCAAAGGCAGATTTGGCAGGAGCCGTCATAAACAAATCTTACTTGAGTATGAAGTCGTCTTTTCCACAAGGTCTGCATGACTACTGGGAATGGAAGCCGCTTTCCCTTGAACACCTGAAATATGCGACAATTGTAAGTGAAAATTTCGTCtttatatttttgttttattGCAACAATAGTACTTTTTCCCCTTTACGTATATCTTCATTCTCATCCGCTTTTTATTTTAGGATGGGTATGTCAGCTACGAGCTCTACCGCCGAGTTCTGTCTATGAAGGACATGATGCATCCTCGTTGTCTTCCCGACCCCAGACGCCGTTGATGCTTTTGAGCAGAACTCCAATTGAGTAGAATGGTCCCGGTGGTATGAGCAGAATGGACTCCTGGAAGACTTTCATTTCTTTTTTTGTATAATTAATGAGTACTTTTAGTTCAATCCTATGGAGTACCGTCTCATGTTATGTGAATATAATTTCTTATGTTTTTTCATGTTACAAGTTCATTGTTGACGTCTGCGTGAGTTCATGTATATTTAGAGAACCTGTTGAAGTGGCGCATATGTATTGTTTTGGAGAAGCGCGTTTTGTGTTTGGCTTTTATTCAGTGCCGTTTGTTTGTGTTTGTATTGTTGTCTTTTACACGTTCGCACAAGAGAGGCACGTCTGCTAACGTACGAGGCAACATTTTAATTTCGTGTCTTTGTGTGCTTTAGGACCGTGCCTGGAGAATCAGGGCATCCCATGTATGTTCAGGCTTCACTTCCATGGCTTCTTTCCGTCTATGCATGTACATCCGTGACACACGCCATGTCTGTAACG contains:
- the LOC141040833 gene encoding uncharacterized protein, with protein sequence MDDFRNTTERLFIDADGNTKLDVLYTNEPHKVEEILTLYEEWLREDRTECTALKDFLRNKGIIFASVDVRNDRDVLANSYLKIPRECHIDLQEELMIKGGNLRDSKADLAGAVINKSYLSMKSSFPQGLHDYWEWKPLSLEHLKYATIDGYVSYELYRRVLSMKDMMHPRCLPDPRRR